The Bacteroidia bacterium genomic interval TTATCGCGTCAATTTCCCTAATGAAAGTAAAAGCCTATTCGTGGGCTACCATAAAAGCCTGCCTATCGGTAGCAAAGTCCGGGTGTATTTCCCAGATAATCCTGGCTTTGTTGAGGTAGAGATTATTGGTCAAATGCGCAAAACCCGTCCGGAAGTAATCGGACTTTATCCCGAATGTATTGAGCTGATCTTTGGAAATCAGCGCCCTTCACGCATAGAAATTGCTTATCTGAAAAAATAATTTTTCAAATCTCAGATTGGATACAACAAATTGATCTTCTGATTCGTACGTAAAGTATTACTATAAGACAAAGACCCTAAGTAATACATTATCAGGCCTTAACAATAAAAAATAATTTTCAGTTTTGAAGATTTGTTTTATATTTGTGAAGGTTCACAAATCCAATTAATGATGAATTTGAAAAAACGTACTTCTGTATTATTCATAGGATTCCTGGCGCTCTACTCTTTTACGTTTGCTCAGAAAAGAGTGATTTATGATGATTATGCACCTAAAGGTGACTTCTCAGTATGCGCCTGGGATCGTGCGCAACTCTATGCGGATCCAGGAAACAGCTCTGACGTACTTTCGACCATCCATTTTTCAGAAGAGGTAATGCATTTGGGCAGAGAAGCCTTTGTAAGAGGCGGTGAAAACAGCAATTACATTTGGGTTGAAACCGAAGATGGGAAAGAAGGCTGGATAAATGACGAATATTTTGTTTCCGGTGGGGGAAATGTAGTCCTCCTGAAGAATACGTCCATTTTTGAAAAGCCCTCCACGCCAAATTCTATCTCTAAAAGAAGCTTTGTAGCGGGCGATCTCGCTATTTTGACTGAATTTGCCAATGGTTGGGTGAAACTAACCGGCAAAGAGAAAAAGAAAATGGGATGGGTTCAGGGATATGATGCCATTTCTACTGAAGATTATGACATCGAAACAGCTTCCCTGATCGATCAGGCATTGGCAGAAAAGAATGTTGATGCTAGGAGAGATGAATTAAGAAGGATCAGAGACGGTCGTTCTTTCCTTAGCCCGCAGATGAGAGAAGTGATTGACATTCGTCTGGAGCAAACCTATCGTTCCAATCGTCCACGTAAAAATGATGTGGATGATGATAGAGATTATTATGTAGATGATGACGATTATTTTCCAGGAGGAGAAGATGATATTGCCGGAAATGGAGGCCTGGGAAGAGATAGAGGACAGGATTTTGACAACAATTCAGGCTCTCTCGATCGACTCAATAGAGAAGGATCTTATATCACAGAACGTGAAGTGATTGATGCTAATACTGGTGAGTCCTACATTCGTGTAACGGAAACCGGAACCATTCAACCCGTAAAAGCTAAAAAACCAAGAACCATCTATTATGCTTATCACAAATCATTGCCGGTAGGTTCTACCGTTCTACTGGAAGTGCCCGGTACCAAGAAATTTGTGAAACTTGAAATCATAGCACCCTTGAAGAGTTCCAATAAGCATATGATTGGATTAGGTTCTGAAGTGATCAAAGCAGTTTATGGAGAAACGCAGGCGAAAAACGTGCCTAGCGTAACCATCAGCTATCCCAAGTACTACTAAGTTAGATATAGTATTTATACATTAGGAAAGCCTTAAAGGCCCGGGATCCTATCCTGGGCCTTTGGCTTTTATAAGATAAAAACCACGACAGTCAGCCCTACCCCGGCGAATAGGCATCAACCCCTTAGCCTTGGCTCAGCCAATACACATGAAGAATCTATAATTGATAGCACGATATGTAGGTCCCTCGACTTCGCCCGGGACGACACATGTTTGTGTTAATTTTACATTTCTTTTGGTCTACACGGGCTTCCCTACCACAATCTCACTTAGCGAATCAGGTTTTAAATAGACCTGAGCCAATCTCTGGACTTCAGAAGCACTGATTCCATCAATCAGCTGAAACTTCCGGTCTATCTCCTCAAAGCTGATCCCCATACTCAGAGAAAACCTAAGCAGATCGCCCAATTGAAAAGGCGTTTCTCTTTGACTAATGCCTTGTCCCAGCATATAATTTTTGACGAGTTGCAATTCCTCTTCACCTACTCCTTCCTCGCACAATAATCGCATCTCCTTTTTCACTTCTGTTATGGTCGCCTCCACATATTCATTGCCTATATCTGCCTGAACCACAAAGAAGCCATTGTGCTTGAGACCTAGCCAGCCCGAATAAATGCCATAGGTATAACCTTTCTCTTCCCGAATATTATGCATTAAACGGGAACCGAAGTATCCCCCGAGAATAGTATTTACCACCTGCATCCCATAATAATCCGGATGTGCACGCGACATACCCAAATGCCCCAATCGCAAGCTTGATTGCATGCCTTCCTGTTCTGTCAGAAAACGTCCTCCCTGGGGAGCAACTTCTGGAAGGGTAAGTTCAGGGGGAATTGAGCCTTCAATTTTCAAAGAGCCAAATTCTTTCTCCAACAAACCCAAACAAGCTTCCTGATCATATTTACCTGTCACCAGCAGTTTCAGATTGGCAGTATTGATATAGCTGTTGTAATAAGCTTTCAATTCCTCCAGCTCAATCATTTCCAACTCTGCCGACCCAAAACTCAGGCCATAGGGATGATCCCCTCCAAATAGTTGCTTTCGAAAACTTCTACTGGCTTTATGAGATGTCTTTTGCTCTGCGACATGCATTTTCTGCAAGGTCCGGGTCTTCAGGGTATTAAATTCCTCCGACGAATAAGCAGGCTCTGTAAGGACTTCCCGAAAAAGATGAAGGGTATGCTTCAAATTTTTACTTATGGTAGCCAGGGTAAGCGCCAGGCACTCTTCTTCAGCTTGCTGTCCCAACCAGGAACCATAGGCATCCAGTTCCTGAGCCAATTCCAGACTGTTATGATGCATACTGGCTTCCACCATATTTTGCATACTAAACTTGGCAATACCGGAACGTGCCTGAAAATTGCTTCCTCCTCTACAGATAGCCTGAACTTCGATGACATCAGCAGTTCCATAAGGGAGAAAATAAACGGGAATTCCATTACTGAGCTTTATTTGCTCAACAGCAGGCAAGGGAATATGGCGAAATGACGAGGCCTGAGGGGCCTGGGTTCTATCAAGCACTTGCGACATAATTTTCGGGCAGATAATAAAGGGTAGAACAATTTTCCGGAGCCAGGTATTTGGCAGCTGCTGCCTTTACTTCGTCTAGCTGGATTCCCTGGTAAATATCCGGCGTAGTATTGATTAGGTCCACATCCCCCAGACTATCTGAAATAGCCAGGGTCATTGTTTTGGAAAGGAGGCGGGTTTGTTGCATCACAAAACTGGCTTCCAGCTTGCCTTTGATCCGATTCAGGTCTTCTTCTGTAAGTTCCTGGATCTTCTCCAGACTTTCAGCCAAAGCATCTTCATAGGTCTTCAGGCTTACCCCTTCAGCCACACGTCCATCAATAGAAACTACTCCCGGATGATGCAAGCCCCAGGAATAGGCATTTACTTGTGGACTTACTTTTTTATCCTTCACGAGGGATTGGAAGAGCAATGCACTCTTTCCATTGGATAAAAGATCTGTAATGA includes:
- a CDS encoding pitrilysin family protein is translated as MSQVLDRTQAPQASSFRHIPLPAVEQIKLSNGIPVYFLPYGTADVIEVQAICRGGSNFQARSGIAKFSMQNMVEASMHHNSLELAQELDAYGSWLGQQAEEECLALTLATISKNLKHTLHLFREVLTEPAYSSEEFNTLKTRTLQKMHVAEQKTSHKASRSFRKQLFGGDHPYGLSFGSAELEMIELEELKAYYNSYINTANLKLLVTGKYDQEACLGLLEKEFGSLKIEGSIPPELTLPEVAPQGGRFLTEQEGMQSSLRLGHLGMSRAHPDYYGMQVVNTILGGYFGSRLMHNIREEKGYTYGIYSGWLGLKHNGFFVVQADIGNEYVEATITEVKKEMRLLCEEGVGEEELQLVKNYMLGQGISQRETPFQLGDLLRFSLSMGISFEEIDRKFQLIDGISASEVQRLAQVYLKPDSLSEIVVGKPV